Proteins from a genomic interval of Kribbella aluminosa:
- a CDS encoding sugar phosphate isomerase/epimerase family protein, giving the protein MREAAQQDLLATLQRLADLGFTKVEPFDFTNFEKLGDALQATGLAAPTSHAHFLGDDVDRRAVFEAARELGIETVIDPATAPERWQSAAGVAEIADELNAAAELGAGFGIRVGYHNHAYELESVIDGQTAFELLATRLAPEVVLEVDTYWAAVGGRHPVELLRRLGGRVTALHLKDGPGTKDTLDQVALGSGSMPLRAIIEAAPAALRVIELDDSRRDRFEAIASSYKYLLEEDLA; this is encoded by the coding sequence GTGCGAGAAGCGGCGCAACAAGACTTGCTCGCTACGCTTCAGCGCCTTGCGGACCTCGGCTTCACCAAGGTCGAACCATTCGACTTCACCAATTTCGAGAAGCTCGGCGACGCTTTGCAGGCGACAGGCCTCGCAGCTCCGACCTCCCACGCGCACTTCCTGGGCGACGATGTGGATCGGAGAGCCGTGTTCGAGGCGGCGCGGGAACTCGGCATCGAGACCGTGATCGATCCGGCCACCGCGCCAGAGCGCTGGCAAAGTGCGGCCGGTGTCGCCGAGATCGCTGACGAATTGAACGCCGCAGCGGAACTCGGCGCTGGTTTCGGCATCCGAGTCGGCTATCACAACCACGCCTACGAGCTCGAAAGCGTCATCGACGGCCAGACGGCCTTCGAACTGCTCGCGACTCGCCTCGCCCCGGAGGTGGTTCTCGAAGTCGACACATACTGGGCGGCCGTCGGCGGCCGGCACCCTGTGGAACTTCTCCGGCGTCTCGGCGGCCGCGTCACCGCGCTGCACCTCAAAGACGGACCAGGCACCAAGGACACCTTGGACCAGGTTGCGCTTGGCAGCGGCTCGATGCCGCTGCGGGCGATCATCGAGGCAGCTCCAGCCGCGCTTCGAGTGATCGAGCTCGACGACTCCCGCCGCGATCGCTTCGAAGCGATCGCCAGCAGTTACAAATACCTTCTCGAGGAGGATCTCGCATGA
- a CDS encoding Gfo/Idh/MocA family protein, with the protein MSGSGRAGVGVVGAGVISTQYLENLTSFPDLDVRFVADIDEARAAAQAEKHGVHGHGSVEQLLADPDIEIVVNLTLPKSHVDIALQALAAGKHVWSEKPIALDRASGSRLMEAAHAAGLRVAAAPDTFLGAGLQSARRLLESGGVGAPLTALTLFQSPGPESWHPNPDFLFQEGAGPLFDVGPYYITTLVQLFGPVSRVTAVASKAKPFRTIGSGDRAGEQFEVTVPSQVSALYEFQGGQTAQSIFSFDSKLGRSLVEVTGVEGTLIVPDPNTFKGDLVVYHGPEDVETIASVGVTTTRGTGVAELAQAIRAGRPERASGELAFHVLDIMESTIDSATNGVPVDIATTVTVAPTLDKGWDPRARTLIA; encoded by the coding sequence ATGAGCGGATCCGGTCGCGCCGGCGTCGGTGTTGTGGGTGCGGGCGTCATCAGCACGCAGTACCTGGAGAATCTCACCAGCTTTCCCGACCTCGATGTTCGCTTCGTCGCGGACATCGATGAAGCGCGCGCGGCGGCACAGGCCGAGAAGCACGGCGTTCACGGCCACGGATCAGTGGAGCAACTGCTCGCCGATCCTGACATCGAGATCGTAGTCAACCTCACGCTCCCGAAGTCCCACGTCGACATCGCGCTCCAGGCCCTGGCCGCAGGCAAGCATGTCTGGAGCGAAAAGCCGATCGCGCTCGATCGCGCGAGCGGCAGCCGGCTCATGGAGGCGGCGCACGCAGCCGGGTTGCGCGTGGCCGCGGCACCGGACACGTTCCTCGGCGCCGGGCTGCAATCGGCTAGGCGTCTGCTCGAATCCGGCGGAGTCGGCGCTCCGCTGACCGCGCTGACGCTTTTCCAGAGCCCCGGCCCCGAGTCGTGGCATCCGAACCCCGACTTCCTTTTCCAAGAGGGCGCGGGACCGCTTTTCGATGTCGGGCCGTACTACATCACGACGCTCGTCCAGCTGTTCGGGCCCGTGTCCCGCGTTACTGCGGTGGCGTCCAAGGCGAAGCCGTTCCGGACGATCGGATCGGGCGACCGCGCGGGCGAGCAATTCGAAGTGACCGTTCCGAGCCAGGTAAGTGCCCTCTACGAGTTCCAGGGCGGGCAGACAGCGCAGAGCATCTTCAGCTTCGACTCGAAGCTCGGGCGCAGTCTGGTCGAGGTCACCGGCGTCGAAGGCACCCTGATCGTGCCGGATCCGAACACCTTCAAGGGCGACCTCGTCGTGTACCACGGCCCAGAAGACGTCGAGACGATCGCGTCGGTCGGCGTCACGACCACGCGCGGCACCGGCGTGGCCGAACTGGCTCAGGCGATTCGGGCCGGGCGCCCCGAGCGAGCATCCGGCGAGCTGGCCTTCCACGTGCTCGACATCATGGAGTCCACCATCGACTCGGCCACGAACGGCGTGCCCGTGGACATCGCAACCACAGTCACGGTCGCCCCGACGCTCGACAAGGGCTGGGACCCGCGTGCACGGACGCTGATCGCATGA
- a CDS encoding LacI family DNA-binding transcriptional regulator: protein MTAAAWFLSERNDRLRRGRRPVALPGSSFGSAAPTNIRQAAEVAQIEPVSVGTVSIVFNRPGVTGHTAGRVDDAMNEQRFVQDEVERQLNNGRSRCIGIVVLDVGDPFFADVARGAEMSAKDCGFALLIGCSDDDRDRESDYLDLFEEQRVHGVLIAPTGNAIVGLERLRSRGIPAVLLGRVAGEGEFSSVSVDDVAGGRLAVEHLAETGRRRIAFVGDGSKFGQVHDRHVGARQAAADHPYIAFESIETVASTMTQGVLVAEEIVRRPPADRPDAFFAANDLVAVGLLQGLLNNQVRVPEEIALIGYDDISFAESAIIPLSSITQPSELIGSAAVELLLRQGDGHSSTHEQVVFRPTLVARQSTAVPSAEQ, encoded by the coding sequence ATGACCGCGGCGGCCTGGTTCTTATCAGAGCGCAACGACCGTCTGCGCCGCGGACGCCGTCCGGTCGCGTTGCCCGGGTCTTCCTTCGGGAGCGCTGCGCCGACGAACATCCGTCAGGCCGCCGAGGTCGCCCAGATCGAACCGGTGTCCGTGGGAACCGTCTCCATCGTATTCAATCGTCCGGGGGTGACTGGCCACACGGCGGGTCGCGTCGATGACGCCATGAACGAACAGAGGTTCGTCCAGGACGAGGTTGAGCGGCAACTGAACAACGGACGAAGCCGGTGCATCGGGATCGTCGTGCTCGATGTCGGCGATCCCTTTTTCGCGGACGTCGCACGGGGGGCAGAGATGAGCGCCAAGGACTGCGGCTTCGCCCTCCTGATCGGATGCTCGGACGATGATCGCGATCGCGAATCCGACTACCTCGACCTCTTCGAAGAACAGCGCGTCCATGGTGTGCTCATCGCACCCACGGGTAACGCCATAGTCGGACTGGAGCGCCTGCGCTCCCGAGGCATCCCGGCCGTGCTCCTCGGTCGCGTTGCCGGCGAGGGCGAGTTCTCGTCGGTTTCCGTCGACGACGTCGCTGGCGGGCGGCTCGCGGTCGAGCACCTTGCCGAGACCGGGCGCCGCCGAATCGCCTTCGTCGGAGACGGGTCGAAGTTCGGACAGGTGCACGACCGCCACGTCGGCGCCAGGCAAGCCGCTGCCGACCATCCGTACATAGCTTTCGAATCGATCGAGACGGTAGCGTCGACGATGACCCAGGGCGTGCTGGTGGCCGAGGAGATCGTCAGACGCCCGCCCGCGGATCGGCCAGATGCGTTCTTCGCGGCCAACGACCTCGTCGCCGTTGGGCTCTTGCAAGGTCTGCTCAACAACCAGGTCCGGGTTCCCGAGGAGATCGCCCTGATCGGCTACGACGACATCTCGTTCGCCGAATCCGCCATAATCCCGTTGTCGTCGATCACCCAGCCGAGCGAGCTCATCGGCTCGGCCGCCGTCGAACTCCTACTCCGGCAAGGAGACGGGCACAGCAGCACGCACGAGCAAGTCGTCTTCCGGCCGACGCTCGTCGCGAGGCAGAGCACGGCGGTCCCATCAGCCGAGCAGTAG
- a CDS encoding dienelactone hydrolase family protein translates to MPGHLYPGAGHAFACDARPAMYDTEAATLAWDRTYAFLAEHLPPGHNR, encoded by the coding sequence CTGCCGGGCCACCTGTATCCGGGCGCGGGCCACGCCTTCGCCTGTGACGCCCGGCCCGCTATGTACGACACCGAGGCAGCAACTCTCGCTTGGGACCGCACGTACGCGTTCCTGGCCGAGCACCTGCCACCGGGTCACAACCGGTGA
- a CDS encoding cation diffusion facilitator family transporter has protein sequence MSATEHGHGHPHDDSPTAGHGHGHGHAPEPTAGHGHGHEHNDGFLGKVKEIFVPHSHDSADKVDSALEASQEGMRCLKISFAGLIVTALIQTVIVIYTNSVALLGDTLHNYADALTAIPLAIAFLVGRRLATRAYTYGFGRAEDLAGIIVVVLIALSSAYAGYEAVMRFIHPSDVRHVGVLIIAGVVGFLGNEVVAQYRIRTGTRIGSAALVADGLHARTDGFTSLAVVLSAVGAWLGFPLADPIIGLLITIAILFVLRDAAREVYRRLMDAVDPSLVDRTEQVIRSTPGVIDVSGIQLRWLGHSLRAEARITIDSNTSLVDAHHLSHQVEHDLIHGVRRLTSATIHTEPRDDDATRAHDLVAHHR, from the coding sequence ATGAGCGCCACGGAACACGGCCACGGGCATCCCCACGACGACTCCCCCACTGCCGGTCACGGACACGGCCATGGGCACGCCCCGGAGCCAACTGCTGGACACGGTCATGGGCATGAGCACAACGACGGTTTCCTGGGCAAGGTCAAGGAGATCTTCGTTCCGCACTCGCACGACAGCGCCGACAAGGTCGACTCCGCACTCGAGGCGAGCCAGGAGGGCATGCGCTGCCTGAAGATCAGCTTTGCCGGCCTGATCGTCACCGCGCTGATCCAGACCGTGATCGTGATCTACACGAACTCGGTCGCGCTGCTCGGCGACACCCTGCACAACTACGCCGACGCGCTCACCGCGATCCCGCTCGCGATCGCGTTCCTGGTCGGCCGCCGGCTCGCCACCCGCGCGTACACCTACGGCTTCGGCCGCGCCGAGGATCTGGCCGGCATCATCGTCGTGGTCCTGATCGCACTGTCGTCGGCGTACGCCGGGTACGAGGCGGTCATGCGCTTCATCCACCCGTCCGACGTCCGGCACGTCGGCGTACTGATCATCGCCGGTGTCGTCGGATTCCTCGGCAACGAGGTCGTCGCGCAGTACCGGATCCGCACCGGCACGCGGATCGGCTCGGCCGCGCTGGTCGCCGACGGGCTGCACGCCCGCACCGACGGCTTCACCAGCCTGGCCGTGGTACTGAGCGCGGTCGGCGCCTGGCTCGGGTTCCCGCTGGCCGACCCGATCATCGGCCTGCTGATCACGATCGCGATCCTGTTCGTACTACGCGACGCCGCCCGCGAGGTGTACCGCCGCCTGATGGACGCCGTCGACCCGTCTCTCGTCGACCGGACGGAACAGGTCATCCGCTCCACTCCCGGCGTCATCGACGTCTCCGGCATCCAACTTCGCTGGCTGGGCCACAGCCTCCGCGCCGAAGCACGCATCACCATCGACTCGAACACCTCCCTCGTCGACGCCCACCACCTCAGCCACCAAGTCGAACACGACCTCATCCACGGCGTCCGCCGCCTCACCTCAGCCACCATCCACACCGAACCCCGCGACGACGACGCCACCCGCGCCCACGACCTGGTCGCCCATCACCGCTGA
- a CDS encoding ArsR/SmtB family transcription factor has product MRADTQATRSTPDDDHVALAVEVFRMLSDATRVRLLWAMLDGERSVNELAETVGKSSAGVSQHLAKLRLARLVRARKQGNQVFYRIENSHAGQLVEDAIYHAEHSSGGFPEHHRAAGAVTHVDPTAANS; this is encoded by the coding sequence ATGCGCGCAGATACGCAGGCAACTAGATCCACACCGGACGACGACCACGTGGCGCTGGCCGTTGAGGTCTTCCGGATGTTGTCCGACGCCACCCGGGTGCGGCTGCTCTGGGCCATGCTCGACGGAGAGCGCTCGGTCAACGAGCTGGCGGAGACGGTCGGCAAGTCCTCGGCCGGCGTCTCCCAGCACCTCGCCAAGCTGCGGCTGGCGCGCCTGGTACGCGCACGTAAGCAGGGGAACCAGGTCTTCTACCGGATCGAGAACTCGCATGCCGGCCAGCTGGTCGAGGACGCGATCTATCACGCCGAGCACTCCAGCGGGGGCTTTCCCGAGCACCACCGGGCTGCCGGTGCGGTGACCCACGTCGACCCGACCGCTGCCAACTCCTGA
- a CDS encoding heavy metal translocating P-type ATPase: MTSTLSAPAREVPQDRARPSTRRSRLWSLVSMAEVRWAAIATALFLVGAALHALGTPPPLWWACYLACYAAGGWEPALSGLRALREKTLDVDILMIVAALLAASIGQVFDGALLIVIFATSGALEAFVTRRTADSVRALLDLAPEQATRLTTAGGEELVDTADLVVGDVVLVRPGERVGADGEVLEGLSEVDQASITGEPLPVPKTTGDEVFAGTLNGTGALKLVVNRAARDSVVARIVTMVQEASQTKARTQLFIEKVEQRYSVGVVVATLAVFGIPLALGAAFEPTLLRAMTFMIVASPCAVVLATMPPLLSTIGNAGRHGVLVKSAVALEKFGTTNLVAFDKTGTLTEGTPRVAEVELVAAAGLTTEHVLALAAAAERPSEHPLARAVVMAAHEAEVAVPHSADFSSTPGRGVTALVDGATVRVGSPVLLDGVSPGPAQAQARAVVSHLEEAGRTAVVVTVDDVPAGVLGLADRVRPGAAETVAKLKELTGRSPILLTGDNARAARRLAQEVGITDVRAGLLPADKVAAVRGLQADGHRVMLVGDGVNDAPAMAAADLGLAMGRNGSDLALETADAVIVRDELATVPKVIGLARRAHRVVKANLVFASTVITVLVIWDILWILPLPLGVAGHEGSTMVVGLNGLRLLARAAWRKADQTAG, encoded by the coding sequence ATGACCTCGACGCTGTCCGCACCCGCCCGTGAAGTTCCCCAGGATCGCGCGCGTCCCAGCACCCGGCGTTCACGGCTGTGGTCGCTGGTCTCGATGGCGGAGGTCCGCTGGGCAGCCATTGCGACGGCGTTGTTCCTCGTCGGTGCCGCACTCCACGCGCTCGGTACACCTCCGCCGCTCTGGTGGGCCTGCTACCTGGCCTGCTACGCAGCCGGAGGTTGGGAGCCGGCCTTGTCCGGCCTGCGCGCGCTGCGCGAGAAGACGCTCGACGTCGACATCCTGATGATCGTCGCCGCCCTGCTCGCAGCCTCGATCGGCCAGGTGTTCGACGGCGCGCTGCTGATCGTGATCTTCGCGACCTCGGGCGCGCTGGAAGCCTTCGTCACCAGGCGTACGGCGGACTCCGTACGCGCGCTGCTCGACCTCGCCCCCGAACAGGCGACCCGGCTCACCACGGCCGGCGGCGAGGAACTGGTCGACACCGCCGACCTCGTCGTCGGTGACGTCGTACTGGTTCGGCCGGGCGAACGCGTCGGCGCCGACGGCGAGGTACTCGAAGGCCTGAGCGAGGTCGACCAGGCATCCATCACCGGCGAACCGTTGCCGGTGCCGAAGACCACCGGCGACGAGGTCTTCGCGGGCACCCTGAACGGCACCGGCGCCCTCAAGCTCGTGGTGAACCGGGCCGCACGCGACTCTGTCGTGGCACGCATCGTCACCATGGTGCAAGAGGCGTCGCAGACCAAGGCACGCACCCAACTGTTCATCGAGAAGGTCGAGCAGCGCTACTCGGTCGGCGTCGTCGTCGCGACGCTCGCCGTGTTCGGAATCCCGCTCGCGCTGGGCGCAGCGTTCGAGCCGACCCTGCTGCGCGCGATGACCTTCATGATCGTGGCATCGCCGTGTGCGGTCGTCCTCGCCACCATGCCGCCGCTACTGTCCACGATCGGCAACGCCGGACGCCACGGCGTACTCGTCAAATCCGCGGTCGCACTGGAGAAGTTCGGTACGACGAACCTGGTCGCGTTCGACAAGACCGGCACCCTGACCGAAGGAACACCGAGGGTCGCGGAAGTCGAGCTCGTCGCGGCAGCCGGCCTCACCACCGAGCACGTACTGGCGCTTGCCGCAGCCGCGGAGCGCCCGAGCGAGCATCCCCTTGCGCGGGCTGTCGTCATGGCGGCGCATGAGGCGGAGGTCGCCGTACCGCACAGCGCTGACTTCAGCTCTACCCCCGGGCGAGGAGTGACCGCGCTCGTGGACGGTGCGACGGTCCGGGTCGGATCCCCGGTGCTTCTGGACGGCGTTTCCCCCGGACCGGCCCAGGCCCAGGCGCGGGCTGTGGTGTCACACCTGGAAGAAGCGGGCCGTACGGCGGTCGTCGTCACCGTCGACGACGTCCCGGCCGGTGTTCTCGGGCTCGCCGACCGGGTCCGCCCCGGCGCCGCCGAGACCGTCGCGAAGCTGAAGGAACTGACGGGCCGCAGCCCGATTCTGCTGACCGGTGACAACGCACGTGCCGCCCGCCGGCTCGCTCAGGAGGTCGGCATCACCGATGTCCGCGCCGGGCTGCTGCCCGCGGACAAGGTGGCCGCGGTTCGCGGCCTCCAGGCCGACGGCCACCGGGTGATGCTGGTCGGGGACGGCGTCAACGACGCTCCCGCGATGGCGGCCGCGGACCTCGGCCTGGCGATGGGCCGGAACGGATCCGACCTCGCGCTCGAGACCGCCGACGCGGTCATCGTCCGGGACGAACTCGCCACCGTGCCGAAGGTCATCGGCCTGGCCCGCCGCGCTCATCGGGTGGTCAAGGCGAACCTCGTCTTCGCCTCGACGGTCATCACCGTCCTGGTCATCTGGGACATCCTCTGGATCCTCCCGCTGCCACTCGGCGTCGCCGGGCACGAGGGCTCGACGATGGTTGTCGGCCTCAACGGCCTGCGCCTGCTCGCCCGAGCGGCGTGGCGCAAGGCCGACCAGACAGCCGGCTGA
- a CDS encoding ArsR/SmtB family transcription factor, with the protein MGHGVDGRAVAPARLDLASAKAVSATLQALATPSRLLILGRLREGPATVGELTEAVQMEQSAVSQQLRLLRNLGLVEGVRQGRSVVYSLYDNHVAQLLDEAVYHAEHLRLGVPDEPPSAASRA; encoded by the coding sequence ATGGGCCACGGAGTGGACGGGCGTGCAGTCGCGCCGGCGCGACTGGACTTGGCATCGGCCAAGGCCGTGTCCGCCACCCTTCAGGCGCTGGCGACGCCTAGCAGGCTGCTGATCCTGGGGCGTTTGCGGGAGGGTCCGGCCACCGTCGGCGAGCTGACGGAAGCCGTTCAGATGGAGCAGTCCGCGGTGTCCCAGCAGCTTCGGCTGCTCCGCAATCTCGGACTCGTCGAGGGCGTTCGCCAGGGGCGCAGTGTCGTCTACTCCCTGTACGACAATCACGTCGCCCAACTGCTCGACGAGGCCGTCTACCACGCAGAGCACCTACGGCTCGGCGTACCGGACGAACCACCGTCAGCTGCGTCCCGCGCCTGA
- a CDS encoding sugar ABC transporter permease, which produces MPRGCYTADANLSYLFWLSRCAIVYFLWDKAFRSLDFGYGSAAAYVLFAITLLTTIGVVVYSRRKNMEAF; this is translated from the coding sequence GTGCCGCGCGGGTGTTACACAGCGGATGCCAACCTTTCGTACCTCTTCTGGCTCAGCCGATGCGCGATCGTCTACTTCCTGTGGGACAAGGCGTTCAGGTCCCTCGACTTCGGCTACGGCTCGGCGGCGGCGTACGTGCTGTTCGCGATCACGCTGCTGACCACGATCGGGGTCGTCGTCTACTCCCGGCGGAAGAACATGGAGGCGTTCTAG
- a CDS encoding carbohydrate ABC transporter permease, whose amino-acid sequence MTVDTTSKAPKSRPSGWHLLLAPVALLFLLPFLQMFLASVSPAAELLKFPPPIIPSRIDFSGFVTLFTESDALLWLGNTVLVATSAIVSHLVLCSLAGYGFARLAFRGRTAGIFMILATIMIPTQLLMIPTYLLFSRLRLIDSLGAAIVPWLSSAFGIFLMRQFFLSLPKELEESGLIDGANRWQVFSRIVLPLAKPALATLAIFTLLGSWNDLVWPLIAINNDHAFTLQLGLANFQGTRRTEWSLLMAGNVVATLPLILFFLIAQKQFVATMTLSGLKG is encoded by the coding sequence GTGACCGTTGACACAACCTCAAAGGCTCCGAAGTCACGTCCGTCCGGCTGGCACCTGTTGCTGGCGCCGGTGGCGCTGCTCTTCCTGCTGCCGTTCCTGCAGATGTTCCTCGCGTCGGTGTCGCCGGCGGCCGAGCTGCTCAAGTTCCCGCCGCCGATCATCCCGTCACGGATCGACTTCAGCGGGTTCGTGACCTTGTTCACCGAGTCGGACGCGCTGCTGTGGCTGGGCAACACCGTGCTGGTGGCAACGTCGGCGATCGTGTCTCATCTGGTCCTGTGCTCGCTGGCCGGATACGGATTCGCGCGGCTGGCGTTTCGGGGGCGAACAGCCGGCATCTTCATGATCCTCGCAACGATCATGATTCCCACCCAGCTGCTGATGATCCCGACGTACCTCCTCTTCTCACGGCTGCGGCTGATCGACAGCCTCGGCGCCGCCATCGTGCCCTGGCTCTCGTCAGCGTTCGGGATCTTCCTGATGCGGCAGTTCTTCCTGTCGCTGCCGAAGGAGCTCGAGGAGTCTGGTCTGATCGACGGCGCGAATCGCTGGCAGGTCTTCTCCCGTATCGTGCTCCCGCTGGCGAAGCCCGCGCTCGCGACCCTGGCGATCTTCACGCTGCTCGGCTCGTGGAACGACCTGGTCTGGCCGCTGATCGCGATCAACAACGACCACGCCTTCACCCTGCAGCTCGGGCTGGCGAACTTCCAAGGCACCCGCCGGACCGAGTGGTCCTTGCTGATGGCCGGCAACGTTGTAGCCACGTTGCCCCTTATCCTCTTCTTCCTGATCGCCCAGAAACAGTTCGTCGCCACCATGACCCTCTCCGGCCTCAAGGGCTGA
- a CDS encoding TetR/AcrR family transcriptional regulator: MSGTQRADARRNYARVLAVAADEVAAHGAGASLEQIARTAGVGSATVRRHFPTRRALLEAVSRQRIEALCVRALDLINNRDSRGALVDWLSEVVAYCVTARGLAEALAYDGDVHKNSCSAALEDAAAPLLQRAAQDGMVSKDLTVEDLITFAVGIALATAHYPDPAAQADRLFRLAVAGLSPAMTR, translated from the coding sequence ATGTCTGGTACGCAACGGGCCGATGCCCGCCGGAACTACGCGCGGGTCCTCGCCGTGGCCGCAGACGAGGTCGCCGCGCACGGCGCCGGCGCCTCGCTCGAACAGATCGCGCGCACCGCGGGCGTCGGCTCGGCCACCGTCCGGCGGCACTTCCCCACCCGCCGCGCCCTTCTCGAGGCAGTCTCCCGACAGCGCATCGAGGCCTTGTGCGTCCGCGCCCTGGACCTCATCAACAACCGGGACAGCCGTGGCGCTCTCGTCGATTGGCTGAGCGAGGTCGTCGCGTACTGCGTGACCGCCCGCGGGCTGGCAGAGGCGCTCGCGTACGACGGCGACGTACACAAGAACAGCTGCTCTGCAGCCTTGGAGGACGCAGCAGCTCCGCTCCTTCAGCGTGCGGCGCAAGACGGCATGGTGTCCAAGGACCTGACGGTCGAGGACCTCATCACCTTCGCGGTTGGAATCGCCCTGGCCACCGCGCACTATCCCGATCCCGCCGCCCAGGCCGACCGCCTGTTCCGACTAGCTGTGGCAGGGCTCAGTCCGGCAATGACACGTTGA
- a CDS encoding NmrA family NAD(P)-binding protein, protein MSTASNPVLVTGATGRQGGATARALLAAGVPVRALVRDPATDRARAIAGLGAELVTGDLDDRDSIVRAADGARAVFSVQMPAITAAGFDFEGEVAQGINLVEGAKTAGVPQFVHTSVTGAGQHTETPGWAEGRWASMEPTLGAKSAIQDRVRGAGFQHWTILKPGFFMENFLPSMQFLFPRGVEGGLVSVLNPGTRLSLVAVDDIGTAAGRGHRRP, encoded by the coding sequence ATGTCCACAGCTTCCAACCCCGTCCTGGTGACCGGTGCCACCGGCAGACAGGGCGGTGCCACTGCCCGTGCCCTGCTTGCGGCAGGTGTCCCCGTTCGCGCACTGGTCCGCGATCCGGCAACCGATCGGGCCAGAGCGATCGCCGGGCTCGGTGCCGAACTTGTCACCGGCGACCTGGACGATCGGGACTCGATCGTCCGCGCCGCGGACGGCGCCCGGGCGGTCTTCTCGGTACAGATGCCCGCGATCACCGCAGCCGGCTTCGACTTCGAGGGTGAGGTTGCCCAAGGCATCAATCTCGTGGAGGGGGCGAAGACTGCCGGTGTGCCCCAGTTCGTGCACACCTCGGTCACCGGTGCCGGTCAGCACACAGAAACGCCGGGGTGGGCCGAGGGACGCTGGGCATCGATGGAACCGACGCTTGGCGCCAAAAGCGCGATCCAGGACCGGGTGCGGGGGGCCGGCTTCCAGCACTGGACGATTCTCAAGCCAGGTTTCTTCATGGAGAACTTCCTGCCCTCGATGCAGTTCCTGTTCCCACGTGGTGTCGAGGGCGGGCTGGTCAGCGTCCTGAACCCCGGGACCCGGCTGTCGCTGGTCGCGGTGGACGACATCGGCACTGCGGCGGGCCGCGGCCATCGCCGACCCTGA
- a CDS encoding winged helix-turn-helix transcriptional regulator, whose product MQYGLLRRYTREVHRRIGDTWSLATIARLVDGPRRFTELMKDLPGISHRMLTQTLRAVERDGLVTRTAYAEVPPRVDYALTPLGRSLLPPLTELTK is encoded by the coding sequence GTGCAGTACGGACTCCTCCGGCGCTACACCAGGGAGGTCCACCGCCGCATCGGCGACACCTGGTCACTGGCCACGATCGCGCGCCTCGTCGACGGGCCACGCCGGTTCACCGAGCTCATGAAAGACCTGCCTGGCATCTCGCATCGGATGCTCACTCAGACATTGCGAGCCGTCGAACGCGACGGGCTCGTCACCCGCACCGCCTATGCGGAGGTCCCACCGCGCGTGGACTACGCACTGACGCCGCTCGGCCGATCACTCCTGCCACCGCTGACCGAACTCACCAAGTAG